From Peromyscus eremicus chromosome 3, PerEre_H2_v1, whole genome shotgun sequence, one genomic window encodes:
- the LOC131906555 gene encoding taste receptor type 2 member 140-like, producing MKAIVEYILLIILGIEIIIGILGNGFIILVNILDLDKRRKTSSLDKIFTALAISRLAFLWSLFIISLISELYPSLMITGKVLRITNIFWTLTNHFSIWLATCLSIFYFLKIANFSNSIFLSLKWRVRKVVSVTLLVSLLFLFTNIIVINSYVVIRIDGYKANISYSSSSNDYVVFSRFPLLTNTMFTLIPFTVSLTTFLLLIFSLWRHLKNMQLNVKGSRDTSTAAHIKALKMVVTFLFLYTIFFLVLVIQSWKNEIQHKNLFNLLLDNIAFVFPSGHSYVLILGNTKLRQAFLSMMWWLRCRLNAVEPPIFRLCRE from the coding sequence ATGAAGGCTATTGTAGAGtacatattattaattattttaggtATAGAAATCATTATAGGGATTTTAGGAAATGGATTCATAATACTGGTGAACATCTTGGACTTGGACAAGAGAAGAAAGACCTCTTCATTGGATAAGATCTTCACTGCTCTGGCCATCTCCAGACTTGCATTTTTATGGTCACTATTTATAATTTCATTGATATCTGAACTGTACCCATCCTTAATGATAACTGGAAAAGTGTTGAGAATAACTAATATTTTCTGGACACTGACCAATCATTTCAGCATCTGGCTTGCTACATGTCTCAGCatcttttatttccttaagaTAGCCAACTTTTcaaattctattttcctttccctaAAATGGAGAGTAAGAAAAGTTGTTTCAGTGACACTGCTGGTGTCTCTTCTCTTCTTGTTTACAAATATTATAGTCATAAACTCATATGTTGTTATCAGGATTGATGGATATAAAGCAAATATATCCTACAGTTCTAGTTCAAATGACTATGTAGTGTTTTCTAGGTTTCCTTTACTCACTAACACTATGTTCACATTAATACCCTTCACTGTGTCCCTGACAACTTTTCTCTTGCTCATCTTCTCCCTGTGGAGACATCTAAAGAACATGCAGCTCAATGTCAAAGGCTCCAGAGACACTAGTACTGCAGCCCACATAAAGGCCCTGAAAATGGTGGTCACCTTCCTGTTTCTATATACCATTTTCTTTCTGGTACTTGTTATACAGTCTTGGAAAAATGAAATTCAGCATAAAAATTTGTTTAACTTACTTTTGGATAatatagcatttgtttttccctCAGGTCACTCCTATGTCCTAATTCTGGGAAACACTAAGCTCAGACAGGCTTTTCTGTCCATGATGTGGTGGTTGAGGTGCAGGCTCAATGCTGTGGAACCTCCAATCTTTAGACTATGTAGGGAGTGA